A genomic window from Zootoca vivipara chromosome Z, rZooViv1.1, whole genome shotgun sequence includes:
- the ZIC3 gene encoding zinc finger protein ZIC 3, with the protein MTMLLDGGPQFSALGVGGFGAPCHHPHDVANRDAAAAAAAAMGLNHPFGDSSFKISPAPHELASGQGSAFTPQASGYPHHHHHRHPPHPPHPHHAGQVPSSYAAAAAAAAFNSTRDFLFRNRGGSALGDSPAGGAQHGLFGGNAPSGLHAPPGISDSPGGYLLFPSLHEQNPSHTSPTGHVENGQMHLGLRGDFFGRPETYRGVSSPRADPYGGPAQFHNYSPMNVNMGGMNVAAAAAAAHHRHHHHGAGAFFRYMRQPIKQELSCKWIEELSQPPAPPHQQQQPHQPPLSRPKKSCERTFSTMHELVTHVTMEHVGGPEQNNHICYWEECPREGKSFKAKYKLVNHIRVHTGEKPFPCPFPGCGKIFARSENLKIHKRTHTGEKPFKCEFEGCDRRFANSSDRKKHMHVHTSDKPYICKVCDKSYTHPSSLRKHMKVHESQGSESSPAASSGYESSTPPAVVAATSKDSSKPPAAAVQTANPSHNQELPPNFNEWYV; encoded by the exons ATGACCATGTTGTTAGACGGCGGGCCTCAGTTCTCCGCGCTGGGAGTCGGGGGCTTCGGAGCGCCTTGCCACCACCCGCACGACGTGGCGAACCGCgacgccgctgccgccgctgccgccgctatGGGACTCAACCACCCATTCGGGGACTCATCCTTTAAAATAAGCCCGGCGCCCCACGAGCTGGCGTCGGGTCAAGGCTCTGCATTCACGCCGCAAGCGTCGGGCTaccctcaccatcaccatcaccgcCACCCTCCGCACCCGCCTCACCCTCATCACGCCGGCCAGGTGCCTTCCTCTTACGCCGCCGCGGCCGCCGCGGCCGCTTTCAACTCCACGCGGGACTTTCTCTTCCGCAACCGCGGGGGATCCGCGCTCGGGGATTCCCCCGCCGGCGGCG CTCAGCACGGCCTCTTCGGCGGCAATGCGCCCAGCGGGCTCCACGCTCCTCCGGGCATCTCGGACAGCCCTGGCGGCTACTTGCTGTTCCCGAGTTTGCACGAGCAGAACCCCAGCCACACCTCCCCGACTGGGCACGTGGAGAACGGGCAGATGCACCTGGGCTTGCGGGGGGACTTTTTCGGAAGGCCGGAGACGTACCGAGGAGTCTCCAGCCCCCGCGCGGACCCTTATGGGGGCCCGGCTCAGTTCCACAACTACAGCCCCATGAATGTGAACATGGGGGGCATGAACGTGGCGGCCGCGGCGGCCGCGGCTCACCACCGTCACCACCACCACGGCGCGGGAGCCTTTTTCCGCTACATGCGGCAGCCCATCAAACAGGAGCTCTCCTGCAAATGGATCGAGGAACTGTCGCAGCCTCCGGCTCCTCCGCATCAGCAACAGCAGCCTCACCAACCGCCGCTGAGCCGACCCAAAAAGAGCTGCGAACGGACTTTCAGCACCATGCACGAACTGGTCACCCATGTCACTATGGAGCACGTCGGGGGCCCTGAGCAGAACAACCACATCTGCTACTGGGAGGAATGTCCCCGAGAGGGCAAGTCCTTCAAGGCGAAATACAAACTCGTCAACCATATCCGCGTCCACACCGGCGAGAAGCCCTTCCCGTGCCCCTTTCCCGGCTGCGGGAAGATCTTCGCCAGGTCGGAGAACCTCAAAATCCACAAGAGGACGCACACAG GAGAGAAGCCCTTTAAGTGTGAGTTTGAAGGCTGTGACCGGCGTTTTGCAAACAGCAGCGACCGAAAGAAGCACATGCACGTCCACACATCAGACAAGCCATACATCTGCAAAGTCTGTGACAAGTCCTACACCCACCCCAGCTCCTTAAGGAAGCACATGAAG GTCCATGAGAGCCAAGGGTCAGAATCCTCTCCGGCGGCTAGTTCCGGCTACGAGTCATCCACCCCGCCAGCAGTCGTGGCTGCCACCAGCAAAGACTCCAGCAAACCACCAGCTGCAGCTGTTCAGACAGCCAACCCCAGCCACAACCAAGAACTGCCCCCCAACTTTAATGAGTGGTATGTCTGA